In Patescibacteria group bacterium, a genomic segment contains:
- a CDS encoding amino acid--tRNA ligase-related protein, which yields MAKEIGATEREIITERIKKIKKIEDLGFLAYPEKSKKSYYNSRIREIKEELLSSHQEISVAGRITGLRGHGKLIFSDISDESGKIQAVFKADNLSSEEFKLVSLYDLGDIVEVSGSLFLTNAGELSVEVKKTKILTKAIRPFPESFYGLKDTETRYRERYLDLAINQDVKDKFYIRSKVISSIREFLVEKGFLEVDTPTLQPIAGGASAKPFVTHYNAYDRDVFLRIAPELYLKRLLVGGFEKVFEFARCFRNEGVDATHNPEFTNLEFYWAYSDYEKLMDLTEELIRHVIKSINNGKLELDIYGNKIDFSKPFKKITFKELTGGKNTDEAFKEGLMKLIEPTFVTNHPTDLIPLAKRNEENPDVVDSFQLVIGGLELLKAFSELNDPVDQRKRFEDQMKLREKGDEEAQELDEDFLKAIEYGMPPAAGWGMGIDRFVRVLTSSQTLREVLFFPFMRPELVKSTENKLAIVVLNKNAGMNEWQEMNTIAHLSASFAGRVGKEIFTTNSIETKDGKSLPLNPKHAIVIKGAGNSEELVDLLETARARKQLSYVFTREMLDSTNDKKISEITASKNENEIEFLGVLIFGERKEVEEISKAFKLIG from the coding sequence ATGGCAAAAGAAATCGGGGCGACCGAGCGTGAAATTATTACAGAAAGAATCAAAAAAATAAAAAAGATCGAAGATCTCGGTTTTCTTGCCTATCCTGAAAAATCAAAAAAATCATACTACAATTCACGAATTAGGGAAATTAAAGAGGAACTTCTTTCCTCGCATCAAGAAATTTCCGTAGCAGGGAGAATTACCGGCTTGCGCGGACATGGCAAATTAATTTTTTCCGATATTTCAGATGAAAGCGGAAAAATTCAGGCAGTTTTCAAGGCTGACAATTTGTCTTCCGAGGAGTTCAAACTTGTTTCCTTGTATGATCTTGGTGACATTGTTGAAGTTTCGGGAAGTTTGTTTCTAACCAATGCGGGAGAATTATCAGTAGAAGTCAAAAAGACAAAAATTCTAACCAAGGCAATACGTCCCTTTCCGGAAAGTTTTTATGGGCTTAAAGATACAGAAACCCGATACCGCGAGAGATATCTTGATCTTGCGATAAATCAGGATGTCAAAGATAAGTTTTATATTCGTTCAAAAGTAATTTCTTCGATTCGTGAATTTTTGGTTGAAAAGGGTTTTTTGGAAGTTGATACTCCAACGCTTCAGCCGATTGCCGGTGGTGCTTCAGCGAAGCCTTTTGTTACGCATTACAATGCGTACGATCGGGATGTTTTTCTTCGAATTGCTCCGGAGTTATATCTAAAACGCCTGTTGGTAGGCGGATTCGAAAAAGTATTTGAATTTGCACGCTGTTTTCGAAACGAAGGTGTGGATGCCACGCATAATCCGGAATTTACAAACCTAGAATTTTACTGGGCTTATTCGGATTATGAAAAATTGATGGATCTGACCGAGGAATTGATCCGCCATGTCATAAAATCCATAAACAATGGCAAGCTTGAGCTTGATATTTATGGCAATAAAATTGATTTTTCAAAACCATTTAAGAAAATTACTTTCAAAGAATTGACAGGGGGTAAAAATACCGACGAGGCTTTCAAGGAAGGGTTGATGAAATTGATTGAGCCAACATTTGTGACGAATCACCCGACCGATCTTATTCCTCTGGCCAAGAGAAATGAAGAAAATCCTGATGTCGTCGATTCTTTTCAGCTTGTTATTGGCGGTTTGGAACTTCTGAAGGCGTTTTCGGAGCTCAATGATCCGGTTGACCAGCGCAAAAGATTTGAGGATCAGATGAAACTTCGGGAAAAAGGTGACGAGGAAGCACAGGAGCTCGATGAAGATTTCTTGAAAGCTATTGAATACGGTATGCCGCCAGCAGCTGGCTGGGGCATGGGAATCGATCGATTTGTGCGCGTATTAACTTCATCTCAAACATTGCGCGAAGTTTTGTTTTTCCCATTTATGCGACCGGAGCTTGTTAAATCCACCGAAAATAAACTAGCCATTGTTGTTTTGAACAAAAATGCAGGCATGAACGAGTGGCAAGAAATGAACACGATTGCACATTTATCAGCTTCATTTGCGGGGAGGGTTGGTAAAGAGATTTTTACAACAAATTCGATTGAGACAAAAGACGGAAAATCGCTTCCATTAAATCCTAAACACGCCATAGTCATTAAGGGTGCTGGCAATAGCGAAGAGTTGGTTGACCTTTTGGAAACCGCGAGAGCAAGAAAGCAATTATCATATGTTTTTACTCGCGAAATGCTGGATTCGACCAACGATAAAAAAATTTCCGAGATCACCGCATCGAAAAATGAGAATGAAATTGAATTTTTGGGCGTTCTAATTTTCGGTGAGCGCAAAGAAGTTGAAGAAATTTCCAAAGCCTTTAAGCTAATAGGATAA